In the Phaseolus vulgaris cultivar G19833 chromosome 7, P. vulgaris v2.0, whole genome shotgun sequence genome, one interval contains:
- the LOC137829304 gene encoding WEB family protein At5g16730, chloroplastic-like gives MGQAVNTLGSEVVELRSKVINLEAETSSLRQLNSQLAEDLKSTKEEATDGGKKLEKAVSELSVVKVELAEAKGELEDAASSIASLTTEKNALETSKQELEAENAELMNVGADALADGFELAFEQIRCVLPDLDLTQFSIYHEVVDGKLIPPS, from the coding sequence atggggcaagctgtCAATACTCTGGGCAGCGAAGTGGTGGAGCTGAGGAGCAAAGTAATTAACCTGGAGGCTGAGacttcctccctacgccaactgaactcacaactaGCGGAGGATCTCAAGTCTACCAAGGAGGAGGCCACTGATGGGGGGAAGAAACTTGAGAAGGCAGTGAGCGAGCTTTCTGTAGTGAAGGTCGAGCTTGCCGAAGCAAAGGGCGAATTGGAAGATGCTgcctcttccattgcttccctCACCACTGAGAAGAACGCCTTGGAGACTTCAAAGCAAGAACTCGAAGCTGAGAACGCCGAGcttatgaacgtgggtgctgacgcCCTTGCTGATGGGTTCGAGCTGGCATTCGAGCAAATTCGTTGCGTTCTTCCAGATTTGGACCTtacgcagttcagcatctaccacgaagtggtagatggcaagctcattcctccttcttga
- the LOC137829305 gene encoding uncharacterized protein — translation MFFSVAFWPLFLLNSCLMPDWSAPLHYNFSLCLTSAILVFLGVDSRMDRQRRLRLAHVLKSKDGALASPPSTSSAPPSSPNPQPQPATTPTNPTNLASPPPIAAVPLALVEAGASSAPLDKGKRVVEVVSDDEDSAEGQVFKRQRTQHAPQMVTSATSSSHGADSLSEDPPSATSPPQSVQESLRGFLSLGSASSQAEEPQRESMYYYLSLFMSRAKTAQASAFQALEKEVASLKEGQEKLKEEKERLAAHWGRQEGAYKESLRVAQKAREESNKRLHEVAQAQAELLNEVVPFRTKIADLEAVVETSKAYQKKLEDHCVNQEQSLGKTEVALANKTDECSRLTTENESLQPKVQELTSALAFKDQEMVAQAANFKVVEEKLVGESATSFAEGFAEALVQAACANPGIDVSGCSPLNEVVDGKLVPLEASGE, via the coding sequence ATGTTCTTCTCTGTAGCTTTCTGGCCTTTATTTCTGTTGAATTCCTGCTTGATGCCTGATTGGTCTGCTCCTTTGCATTATAACTTTAGCCTGTGCCTAACTTCTGCTATACTTGTCTTTCTTGGTGTAGATTCTAGAATGGATAGGCAACGACGGTTGCGATTGGCCCACGTACTGAAGTCCAAAGATGGGGCTTTGGCGTCTCCACCCTCAACCTCTTCCGCACCTCCATCTTCTCCTAACCCCCAACCTCAACCTGCAACAACACCAACGAATCCAACAAACCTAGCTTCTCCACCTCCCATCGCAGCCGTGCCTCTCGCGCTGGTCGAGGCGGGTGCTTCctcagccccccttgacaagggCAAGCGGGTGGTGGAGGTTGTTTCTGATGATGAGGACTCTGCTGAGGGGCAAGTCTTCAAACGACAAAGGACCCAACATGCCCCTCAGATGGTCACCTCTGCTACTTCCTCTTCTCATGGGGCGGATTCCTTAAGCGAGGATCCACCGAGCGCCACTTCCCCTCCCCAATCAGTGCAGGAGTCATTAAGGGGATTTCTGAGCCTGGGATCTGCTAGCAGCCAAGCTGAAGAGCCCCAGAGGGAGAGCATGTACTATTACTTGTCCCTCTTCATGTCCAGGGCCAAAACCGCCCAAGCTTCTGCCTTCCAAGCTCTGGAGAAAGAAGTTGCTTCTCTGAAAGAGGGGCAGGAGAAGCTCAAAGAGGAGAAAGAGAGGCTAGCCGCCCACTGGGGGCGTCAAGAGGGTGCCTACAAAGAGTCCCTGAGGGTGGCACAAAAGGCAAGGGAGGAGTCCAATAAACGGCTGCACGAGGTGGCTCAAGCCCAGGCAGAGCTTCTTAATGAAGTGGTCCCTTTTCGCACAAAAATTGCTGATCTTGAAGCGGTTGTAGAAACTTCCAAAGCCTACCAGAAGAAACTTGAGGATCACTGTGTGAATCAGGAGCAGTCACTGGGAAAGACTGAGGTCGCCCTTGCGAACAAAACTGATGAATGCTCCCGGTTAACCACTGAGAACGAGTCCCTTCAACCCAAAGTCCAAGAGTTGACTTCTGCCTTGGCCTTCAAGGACCAAGAGATGGTAGCTCAAGCTGCCAATTTCAAAGTTGTTGAAGAGAAGCTGGTAGGGGAGTCTGCTACCAGTTTCGCTGAGGGGTTCGCAGAGGCCCTTGTTCAGGCTGCTTGTGCGAACCCAGGCATCGACGTTTCTGGGTGCAGCCCCTTGAACGAGGTGGTCGACGGCAAGCTGGTGCCTTTGGAGGCCTCTGGAGAATAG